The nucleotide window CGGCGAGCTATACGGTATTGAGGCTCAGATCCGCGGCAAGCCTGCAGATGAACGATTGCGCGTGCGCCAGGAAAAGAGCAAGCCGCTGCTCGTGACTCTCGAAAAGTTGATGCGAGAAAAACTTGCCACGCTTTGGGCGAAAGCACCGCTGGTCGAAGCGATGAACTACTCTTTGAACCGCTGGGATGCGCTCACGTTGTTCTGCGACGATGGACAGGCAGAAATCAGCAATGTACTTGCGGAAAATGCATTGCGTTGTGTGGCGCTCGGCAGGCGCAACTACATGTTCGCCGGCTCCGACAGTGGAGGAGAACGGGCCGCGGCGATGTATTCATTGCTCGGCTCGTGCAAGCTCAATGGCATCAATCCACGTGCTTATCTTGACTACGTGCTGACCCGCATCGCAGACCACAAAATCAACGTCATCGACGAACTACTGCCTTGGAACATCGCCAGACTTCTGCCCTCGTTCCCACCGGCATCAAACTGATCCGCTCGTCTACGAAAATCTGAAGGGCCCTCACGAGACGCTTACCCTACAACCAGCAGGGCAGCTACGATGAGTCGTGTCTTCATGGTTATCGTCAAGGAGAATTGCCTAGTTTTGCATAACGACAGGTTACTCAAAAACTTTACGTTTTTTTGCGCTGTTAACCGGTTCAATCACAAGTTCGGCGGTATTTTTTGTAAAAAGTAGTGCAATTCGCGAATCACGATGCTGAGAGTCACTTGGATATCACTGCGCCTCTGACGGTTATCCTGCCGACCGACAAGATGGGCAGCTTTTCATGCTGCCTAAATCCACCTCTTCTTCTCGGTTTTATAAGCAAATTCAGCTGAGATTACTCGATTAGCACAATAAGGGTCCTGAACTCACCGTATCGAGATTAAGAGTGTTGTGCAGGCCGTTAGAACTAAAAGAACGCAACATGCACTTGCGTCGAATCTCGCATTTGACATCGGAGTGACCGGTTTAGAAATGAGCAAGTGTCCCTTGTGGGTCGGGTAGCGCCATTCGCCGTCAGGCAGAGACCGGCCAATTGCAGTCATTCGACATCTGTACCCGAATCGGTGACAATCCGAGGCGAATTTGCGTCAGTCTTTCGTATTTCATTCACAAAGAATGTTCAACGGAGATATGAGCGATGGACTTGAGGAGCATCCGCCGGGCAACGGCAGAAGATGTCTCGGTGCTAACACAGATCCGCAATGATGCACACACATGGAAGATAGCGCACCGAGACTACGCGTGGGGCAAGGAAGGAGACGGTGTTTCCGAGCAATGGATGCGAAGCACCGTCGCTCAAAAAGAAGTGTACATCGTTGAGCTGGACGGCACTCCGGCAGGCACGTTTTCGCTCGATCTGGACGATGATCAGCGCTGGGGGCCGCAGAAGCCGATCGCAGCTTATGTGCACGGGCTGGGTGTGCGCAAAGGCTTCCACGGGCGTGGACTCGGCGGGTTCATGCTTGACTGCTGCGCCAGCAACGTGCGGGGCTTGAACCGGCGCTATGTCCGGCTCGACTGTCCGGCTCACAACGAAAAGCTATGCGCCTAGTATGAGTCGCTTGGTTTTATCCGGGTAGGACTGTGGCAAGAACCCGGTCCCGGTGGCTATGTCTGGTCGCTGTACGAAAAGACCACCGCGAATTAACATACCGAACGGGAGCGGCATTGAGTCCTGAAAAATAGCGTCGGTTTTCGCGGCAACCGGGGCGGATACTGCATTTTTCGTTACGGGAAAGGCCGTTGCTCGGCCGTGGGGCGCAGCGTCGGGCTGGGCAGACCTAGGTCTCGCAGAGCCTTTAACCTGCGACACGCCCTTCCGAATTGCCAGCAACACCAAGACACTTGTTGCGGCCACTGTATATCGACTATGGGAGCAAAAGAGGATCGAACTCGATGCGCCCATTCATTCGTTATGTACGCCGCTCTTGAATACCCTATTGACCACTCGAGGTTACGATACAGAATCGATCACAGTCTTTCATCTTTTAAATCACAGCGCTGGGCTTTGCGACCATGCCGACGATGATTACATCAAGACCGTCCTTGCAAATCCTGAGCACCAGTGGACGCGTGAAGAGCAGGTCCGCCTTGCTGTCGCGAGGCCACCCCCGCAAGGTAAAGCGGGCGCTCAGTACCTATACTCGGATACCGGCTACATTCTTCTGGGCGACATTATTGAGCAAGTTACGGGAGAACCGCTTGCTCAAGTTGTTCGACGCGAGATGGGCTTCCACGACCGTCATATGGACTCGACATGGTGGGAAATGGTTGAGGCCCGGCCATTGAAAGCCAACCGAGCTGCGCGGCAATTTATGGATGGGATTGATGTCACCCAACTCCACGCCACGATGGACTTGTACGGCGGGGGCGGCTTGATGATGTCTGCACGTGATCTGGCAACGTTTATGCAAAACCTGTTTGAAGGTGGCATATTCGAATCGCCGCGAGCTTTGTGCGAGATGCTTCGGGCTGGTCCTCACGAGGGTTCCGAAGGTTACCGGGGAGGAGTTTCTGCTGGCGCTATAGACGGTCACGAAGTATTCTCCCACCTTGGTTTCTGGGGGACCGCCGTCTATTACGCGCCTGACCCGGGTATCTCCATATCAGGTTTTATAACAGACCGGATGTTCCGGCCTGCTTTGATTCAAGCGATTGAAAAAGTGCTTGGAGCGTTGCTCGGCACGCAAAAATTGTGACGCGAGATCGGTTTTCAGAAAGCGAATTGGTGGATTGCTGGTTAAGAAGCTAATTTTAACTCATGCTGTCTTGGAGTCGGCGCCAAGAGAGCCTGGCGCCACGTGCGGTCACCAGCGCTGAAGGCTGATGTATGGTGGCAGGTCGTTTCGCCGGTGACACGTGCCTAAGTTCGGACAGAAGCGGACCTTCGGCGGCAGAGCCTGTCACAAAAAGCCGACGGGCGCCAAAGAGCACGATAGGCAAAGCGATTTTGCAAAAAGTCGCGGAATTTCAGCCCATAACGCGTAAAGGCAATATGAAAGAAGATCTGTTCTCCAACATTGAACAATATGTCCAGCGTGTTTCGGCTGATTTTGAAGCGGTGGGCGTTGCAGTAGGAATTGTCCGCGACGATCGCTTGGTATTTTCCACTGAGTACGGTCTTCGCGACTGCGAGTCTCATCTTCCGATGACACGGAGTACGCTTGTACCAATTGCATCCAACACGAAGCTTTTTACATCCATCGCTGCTGGACTTTTGGTGGAACAGGGTCAGCTGACTTACGACGATCCTATCCGTGACTTTGTTCCACAGTTGCGGTTCAGTAGTAGGGAGCTCGACGCGGCCGTTACTCTTCGCGACATGCTTTCGCATCGCACTGGACTTGAAGCAGCCGATATGATTCGGCACAGGTCCGGGCTGTCTTCAAAAGCGCTTTTTGAGAAAGTTAGATACTTAAAAGCGATTGCCCCGATGAGAACAATCTTCAACTACAACAACATCCTATATGAAGCGGTTGGTTACGTAATTGAGCTTCTAAGCGGCATGGAATATTCCGATTTTGTTCGCAAGAAGTTGCTAGAGCCGCTCCATGCACGCCTCGACTTTTTCTTACAACGAAATGCTGGGAAGTTCAAATTTCGCCATTCCTTATGCAAAGGACCAGACGTCCGGGCGCCTGCTACGGGTTACGCACGACTTATTCGACAGCTTCGCCTGCGGGGGGCTAATCTCCAACATTGAAGAGATGTCGCATTGGCTGAGCGCAATAATGAATGGAGGTCAGTTTGAAGGAAACTCAATAATTCCTGAGGCGGTACTTGACGCCACGTTACAGCCGGCATTTGCCCATAAATTTCGATCCTTAAACCATCGAACGTCTTGGGCGCTGTCCGGAGCGACGGAAGGTCTAGGGAGGTATTTGGTTGGGTTTCATGGTCATCTGATGGTTAGCCATTCTGGTGCCAAAGAAGGCTACTGCTCCGAGGTATCGTATCTTCCACGGCACAAGGTAGGCGTTTGCGTTCTAGTACTAGGTGACCATTGTCGTGGGTTGGAGCAGGCGATCAGCTACGGCGTGTTCGAGCAGCTTCTTGATTTGCCAACATCGCCATGGGCGGATCGGCTTTCCGAAGCCATAGGTGCGGAATCGATGAGGATTGAACAAACGATCGAGTCCGCGAATGAGGGGCGAGTCAATGCCACTCATACGTCGCATCAGCTGGGCGACTATGTTGGTCGGTTTCAGCACGATGCCTACGGAGACATCGTCATTGAGCTGGATGGCGATGAGCTTCAGTTTCGCTTTCGACATTGGCGACTTCCACTCATGCATTTCCACTATGATCGCTTCGATTCGAGGTTTGACCCGATTGTGGGACGCTGGTCGGTCAACTTTCTGACAGGTCCTGATGGGCGACTTGACCGGTTAGAAACGTTTATAGATGGATCAGACATATTGTTTAGAAGAGCGGCCGAGTCTTCACACTGAGCCTCTATACAATGTGCGGCTCCGCAGTCGCGATAAAACCTCTTGAACGTTTTCGGTGGCGCAACTACGGCAAGCGCCGCGCCCGCCGTTCTTCCGCGATACTTATCAGATCCCACGTAGGCTGCGACGATTGACATCGCGGTCGAATGTCCGCGTTGCGCTCGGCGAGCCATATACGATAGCCATCAACCTTGGGGTGTGGATGGGCTATCGGAGGGCATTACGACGGCTAGAAAATCAACATCTTCCACACAGGAAGCCTGCGTTCTCGTTTTGTTTCACGAATGACCGTTGCCGAGCACTTCCACTGTCTCAAGTGGGTCGATGTGGGACATTCGAAGCGGGTGCGATATCGATGGGAATTCACGATCATGCGCCGCGAGGCCAGGTCGTCACGCTCAGTTGCCGCGCTCGCCGGACGTCGAAGCGTTGGCACGTCGCGCATAGTACCCAGCTACCTCCTCGAGCACCCGCTTCTTTTCGGCCTGCACGTAGATCGACGTCGTTTGCAGCGATGCGTGACCCAAGACCTTCTGCACGACATCAACCGGCACTTCGTCGGCCACCGACTGGGTGCCAAAGGTTTGCCGCATCGCGTGCGCGTTGACCGCCCCCAGGATCACGCGTTCGTCCAGGCTCAGATCATCCATGGTCTCGACAATGATCGTCAACATGCGCGAGATCGAGCGGTTAATGCCGTCCGCCGAATAACCCTTCTCGCCCTCGCTGCTGCGCTGATGATGTTTGACATGTGACGCAGGCGTGCGGGGGATCGCGACCGGCGACAACAACGGTGCGGATGAGTTGAGGAGATCCGTTGGCGCCATGAAATCGCGCCCCCGATCCGACCAATGCGCTTTCAGCGCCTCGAGCGTCGCAATGCTGACTGGCACCGTCCGCTCCTTGTTTCGCTTACCGATCACCGTTAGTTCCCACACCGGGCGTTCGAGTGAGCCGTTTACGGACACTCGAAGTTTGCCGCGCTGCGCATCCGCAGCTTCCTCCCGGCGCAGGCCAGAGTCGCCCATCAACAAGAGCGCTGCGCGCACGACGCGCCACTGCCTGGCGCGCTTGATATCGTCGTCCACATCGGAGCGTTTATCGAGCTCGTTGCGCAGACGCCGCCACAGGTCAGCCGGGAGCGCACGATGGATATGCATGGCCGTCTCGCGTTGCACGATCTTTGAATCGTTGACCGCCTTCCACGGATTACCCGCAAGATAGCGGACATTCACGAGCCAGGTGAACGCGGCAAGGAGTGCGCGCACCGCATACCGCTGCGACTCGGGCGACAGATTTTCGGAAGCGAATGGCCGCCAGCGCGGCGAGTTGCGACTGAACCGTTCGCCGACAAAGCGCGGATCCGGATTTTTCAGGAAATCCTCGTACGCCTCGCAGCCGTCGACCACCAGTGAACTCAACGCCTTGCCCCGCGCGACCACTGACCACAGCAGGAACCGCTCGACTTCCTTGGTGTAAGCCCGCAACGTTTTCGGCTGATCGCGATACTTGTTCAGATAGGCACGCACTACCTCAAGGTCGTGACGGGCTTGGATATAACAGAAGGCAATTGAACGGTTTTCACCGGCGGCACCGGACAATGCGTTGGGCACCGCCAAACGCTCGAGCGGCGCTAGGGTGAGCCAATCCGCCGACCTCTTTTGAGATTCTTCCGACTGCCCTTCCCCAACGCCATTGATCGGAACCGGTTCGGCCGGCCCACCTGGACAACTCCATCGGCGACCAGCGGATCGCGCGTGTCAACGTCAGCGTCCACGCGTATTCGGAGTTGCATTTCGTGCCGGCGCAGCCAGGCAATGACGACGGCCGCGCGCCCGGCGCCGATGCGCGGGACCGAACGCCACCAACTTCCGCCGCGCCGGTTGCAGAACGCGACCAGTTCACCCACCGTCGCGATTCCCTCCACCTTCAAGCGCGACGCAATGCGCGGTCGGAACCAGCGGCCGATAGCGTGGCTCGCTGCCGGCGACGCGGCTTCCGTCACCATCCGGAACGTCACCGCAGTGAGCTTCGGCTCGCCGTGCTTCCTGATCGACGAGCGCAGGTGTTCCGCGAGCGCCGGCGATCCATGCTCGATCGCCACGTCGACGGGACCATCGAGCATGGCGCGAAGGTGCCGGTCCATCGCCGAGGGAGTGGCCGCAAAACTATCCTCATCGCTGTCGTAGTAGGTCCGCGCGATGATTGAGGGCGCGACGCGCTGCACGTACGCGCGCACCGCTGCGAGATCCTTTGCGGTGTAGCCGTAGGTGAGCATGAGATTTTCAGCCACGATCGCCCTGCCCTGATTTAGGTCCGCCCGGTGGCCGCGGTCTAAATCCCGCCAGCACGTCATGAGCTTGCGCGAGAAGCTCATCGCTAAAGGCGATCACCACCTCTTCGAACGACACCCGCACGGCCCCCAACATTGTCGCGAGCTGCAGGTCAGCGGCTGACTCGCCCCATAACACGCGCTGAACCAGTTCGACGCCCCCATGGCGCGCGACCAGGCGTAACGCATAGCCGAGCGACGCATTGCTCAGGATCTGAGAGCCATAGATGTCAGCGAGCGCGGTGAGGATCGCGAGTTCAACCCGATCGGGGCGTTGCGGGATACGACTCCGCTCGCCCCTGCCGCGTGGCAGCGCTTGCCACCGCGTCATCGGCCGGGGCGCCCATCAGCCGACTTGCCGAATCGAGTGCGGGCAGGCCAGACACCTCCCCTGCCCGGAAAGCGGAAATCGCGTCGTTCATCCGCAGGACGATGCGTGCGGTCTCCGGATTGAGCGGCATGGCGTGACTGGGCGGGCCTTCGGGCGGCGGCTGGATCTTGAAAATCTGAACTTGCGAAGTGGCGTGAGCGGAAAATACCCTATTTTGGCGCCCGAAATGCAATCCCGAAATACAAGTTAGAAGGCTTGGTTATCTTAATAGATTGCTTGATATTACTATTTAATATCAAGGCAACACTTAGATATTCTACGGTTCAATTACTATATCGACAATAATTCGATTATAAAAAGATCGTAATGAACTCCCATATTTAATCCTAAACATTAAAAGTTATCGAAATTTACCGTTTCATTTAATCGCTTTTCTTTATCTCGATGTCAGCGATAAAAACAGCCTATGCACAATATTTTTTAAACTGGGCCGCTGAGATAAAACTAGAACGATAATAAAAAACTCAAATTTTACTGAAGCCGTCGGGTCTTACATCGCAAGCTTGTAGAAAGCGTTGCACGGCTTGTTTAGGAACGCATCCGACAGATGGTCGTATGGTAGGATTTTCCAGCGAAAAGTGCTAACACAATGTGGCCCATAAGAAGTGGCACTTTCCCGAGCAAGCGGTCGCAGCAGTGAAACTTCCAAATGCGTCGAACTAAAAACACGCTGAAAGCGCAGAGCGGTTGAAGCAAAATATTTATAAGAGTAGTCTTCCAACTATCGATATCCTTTTTATAAATTATCTAATGCTCGAGAAAAAGAGATCGGTTCATGCGAAGGTTTTTCCCCACCTTGAGAGAAATAACAAAAAGCTGCATTTGCCGCTCGACCACGTCTCGGCAGACAGGCTCTCGCTGCGGTTTCGACTTGCACTTGAACGAACCCTTCAAGGGCAAGCGGATTTGGCAGCGATGCAGTGTTTATTGGAAGTGACCCTGCTTACAAGCTTTTTAGGCGAAGATGGATTCTCGCTAATCAAGGAACAGATAACCGATGACGCTGAGGTAGCGCTCTATCAGATTCTAGGAAGTCCAACCCCTCACCAAAATTTTGTTCTTACCGCCAAGGCTTTGGAAGATCTCACGATTATTGTGAATGAGCACGATCGCCAGTTACGCGAGATACGGTTAGAAGTTTTATTAAAGGCCACCGCTCGACTAGAAAAACTCGTACAAAGCGGAAAATGATCAGCGCTCCGAATGCGATTAACCCGGCACTGCACTTACATTCGGCATCGAAGCCGTGTACGCATGGCGAAGCGGTTCGAAATCACGCCACCTGTTATTTACGCTACTTATCAGACGATCAAGCCGGGTGCACATCGTTTTGCGGACCCTTGGGAATGCCCGTTGCTGGGCTAAAGATTCACTTCCACATGCCGCATCCCCATGCCGACTGCCAACGTAGTTTCCGACACAGGTCGGCTCTCGCAGCTTAGGTTGCTCGGAATCCTTAGCGGCCCCGCGGAAGATCACTTCGACGCGCTTGCCGAACTTGCCGCGTCCGCGCTGCGGGCCCCTGTAGCGCTAATCAATTTTATCGACGACGCACATACGTGGTGTAAAGCTGCTTGGGGCGCGTTGCGCGAAAAACGACCAAACAGCGAGTGCCTATGCGCGATTGCGATTGAGTCTGAAGACGTGCTCACAATCTCGGACGCGTCAATTCACCCAGATTTTCTCGGCCACCCCAATGTAACCGACGAGCGTCAGGTGCGCTTCTACGTAGGTATAGTCTTGCGGCTACCTGGAGGGCTGCCCCTCGGTACGCTATGCGTGACGGATACACGAGCTCGGCCGATCAAAGAGCGCGATATCAAGACTCTGCGCAAGTTCGCGCACCAAGTAGTCAAACATCTACAGGCCATCCAAGCACAGCGTGAAATCCGCATTCTTCGAGATCACGCTGACCACGCGCAACTTAATCGAGATCAGTTCCTCGCTATGCTCGCCCATGAGTTGAGAGCACCGTTGGCGCCGATCTTGACTGCGGTTACGGTACTTCAACAAATTCATGCTTCGCTTGAGCAACGTGTGTGGGCCAGAACGCTCATTGATCGCCAGGTCAGGTACATGAGCGAAATCGTCGATCACATGCTCTCGGCCTCACTTGTGTCGTTTGGCGCCGTCGAGCTTAAACTCGAGCCAATTTCGGTTAAAAGGTTGGTCGACCAGGCGGTCGAGATGAGTCACAGCTTTATTCTCGACGGGCAACATCAATTCACATGCTCGATCGCTGACGACCTCTGGGTGGCCGCAGACTGGACGCAGTGCCCCTTACTCATTTCCAATTTGTTGAACAACGCCGCGAAATACACGCCAAAAGGCGGAAAAATCGACCTTGCTGTCCAGAGGACCGGTGAGAGAGTAGAAGTTCGTGTTCGGGACTCAGGTGTTGGGATTATCGCCGAAGAGATGGATGAGATTTTCGAAGTCTTCGGCCAGAGTAAGCAACCGCTTGATCGCGCAAAAGGTGGCATGGGATTAGGTCTTGCGCTTTCACGGCGACTTGCTGAATGGCATGGCGGATCGCTTCGCGCAGAAAGTGGTGGCCGTGACCAAGGTAGCGACTTTATCCTCACGCTCGTGGCAGCAAACGCGCCAATATGCCCTTCGACCCCACAACTAGGCGGTCCGCTATCGCCGCTGGACATTGTTATCGTCGAAGACAACATTGATACAGCAGACGCTCTCGGCCTTTATTACAAGCTATCTGGGCATTCCGTCAGAATCGCCTATCGGGCGCAAGACGCCTTGGCAATGATGATTGAGAACCAGCCTGATGTGGTCATCAGCGATATTGGGCTGCCTGACACAGACGGCTATGAGCTTGTTAAGCAACTCATCGGATTGAATTCGATGTCCCGTACCGCGTTTGTCGCAGTGACTGGCTATGCGAGCGAAATGGATCGGGAAAGAGCATTTCGAGCCGGCTTTGATGCCCACTTTACTAAACCGGTTGACTTGAAAGCGCTCGATGAATCGCTTGCAGCGTTGTCGCAAGCAAAGGGCCGCCCTTCCACGGGATGAACGTGTACCGCGAGGCGACCGTTAAAACCAAAATGCGTTGCAAAACGGCATGAAGAATCGCTCGATCATCGATAGTAAAAACTGATTCGGCACCGAGCTGTTGTGCATAGTTGCAAAGTCACTCGTCAAGCTTGCAAACACGTCCTACTAAATGCTCTGGATGAGCGAGCACGTCTTCGAGCGCACCGCATTCGTCCAACAAGAGTTTGAGAACACTTGCCTCGTCCGGCGTCAGTCCTGTATCGCCTGCACCGACTTCGTGGCCAATTGCATCGCAGTCATCGATTGACACCTCCGCAAATGTGGCACTGCTCGGCTTTAATGGCCACTGCTCTCCGAATGCCACCGTCATGATCTTGCGTGATTCGTCGTACGCCTTTATCTCAGCACATAGATAGGACATTTTTTCGCTCCCGGGACAGGTTCGACACATCAGAGATGTACACAGTATGCCCGCGCAAAAACACGAATCGGTCACACGTAAACGCCTACCCGAAGCCAACGCAAAGTGTGACAGAAGACGCGGCCTGACAACATCGGAAGTTTGATAAGCATTTATCTTTCGATAACGCCGCGATAGCTCTTGCCAAAAAAACGCATGTCTAAGTTTAGCTTTTATTTCACGGCGACGTGCCGATTGGCTGCCCGTGCGCCGACTTGCTTTCCTCGCTCATCGATTCGGTTAGACGTTAGTTTTTTCCTTTCAGATCACTTATTTTTTGGCTCAGAGCGTTTGCGCAGAAACCCAATCCCCATTATTAATATAAATCCTTCGCATTGAAAATTCATTCGATTCGGCATTTTTTCTGAC belongs to Burkholderia sp. PAMC 26561 and includes:
- a CDS encoding GNAT family N-acetyltransferase, with product MDLRSIRRATAEDVSVLTQIRNDAHTWKIAHRDYAWGKEGDGVSEQWMRSTVAQKEVYIVELDGTPAGTFSLDLDDDQRWGPQKPIAAYVHGLGVRKGFHGRGLGGFMLDCCASNVRGLNRRYVRLDCPAHNEKLCA
- a CDS encoding serine hydrolase domain-containing protein, translated to MASVFAATGADTAFFVTGKAVARPWGAASGWADLGLAEPLTCDTPFRIASNTKTLVAATVYRLWEQKRIELDAPIHSLCTPLLNTLLTTRGYDTESITVFHLLNHSAGLCDHADDDYIKTVLANPEHQWTREEQVRLAVARPPPQGKAGAQYLYSDTGYILLGDIIEQVTGEPLAQVVRREMGFHDRHMDSTWWEMVEARPLKANRAARQFMDGIDVTQLHATMDLYGGGGLMMSARDLATFMQNLFEGGIFESPRALCEMLRAGPHEGSEGYRGGVSAGAIDGHEVFSHLGFWGTAVYYAPDPGISISGFITDRMFRPALIQAIEKVLGALLGTQKL
- a CDS encoding serine hydrolase domain-containing protein, whose protein sequence is MKEDLFSNIEQYVQRVSADFEAVGVAVGIVRDDRLVFSTEYGLRDCESHLPMTRSTLVPIASNTKLFTSIAAGLLVEQGQLTYDDPIRDFVPQLRFSSRELDAAVTLRDMLSHRTGLEAADMIRHRSGLSSKALFEKVRYLKAIAPMRTIFNYNNILYEAVGYVIELLSGMEYSDFVRKKLLEPLHARLDFFLQRNAGKFKFRHSLCKGPDVRAPATGYARLIRQLRLRGANLQH
- a CDS encoding DUF3471 domain-containing protein; the encoded protein is MGDYVGRFQHDAYGDIVIELDGDELQFRFRHWRLPLMHFHYDRFDSRFDPIVGRWSVNFLTGPDGRLDRLETFIDGSDILFRRAAESSH
- a CDS encoding tyrosine-type recombinase/integrase: MPNALSGAAGENRSIAFCYIQARHDLEVVRAYLNKYRDQPKTLRAYTKEVERFLLWSVVARGKALSSLVVDGCEAYEDFLKNPDPRFVGERFSRNSPRWRPFASENLSPESQRYAVRALLAAFTWLVNVRYLAGNPWKAVNDSKIVQRETAMHIHRALPADLWRRLRNELDKRSDVDDDIKRARQWRVVRAALLLMGDSGLRREEAADAQRGKLRVSVNGSLERPVWELTVIGKRNKERTVPVSIATLEALKAHWSDRGRDFMAPTDLLNSSAPLLSPVAIPRTPASHVKHHQRSSEGEKGYSADGINRSISRMLTIIVETMDDLSLDERVILGAVNAHAMRQTFGTQSVADEVPVDVVQKVLGHASLQTTSIYVQAEKKRVLEEVAGYYARRANASTSGERGN
- a CDS encoding phage integrase family protein, with the translated sequence MAENLMLTYGYTAKDLAAVRAYVQRVAPSIIARTYYDSDEDSFAATPSAMDRHLRAMLDGPVDVAIEHGSPALAEHLRSSIRKHGEPKLTAVTFRMVTEAASPAASHAIGRWFRPRIASRLKVEGIATVGELVAFCNRRGGSWWRSVPRIGAGRAAVVIAWLRRHEMQLRIRVDADVDTRDPLVADGVVQVGRPNRFRSMALGKGSRKNLKRGRRIGSP
- a CDS encoding hybrid sensor histidine kinase/response regulator, which codes for MLGILSGPAEDHFDALAELAASALRAPVALINFIDDAHTWCKAAWGALREKRPNSECLCAIAIESEDVLTISDASIHPDFLGHPNVTDERQVRFYVGIVLRLPGGLPLGTLCVTDTRARPIKERDIKTLRKFAHQVVKHLQAIQAQREIRILRDHADHAQLNRDQFLAMLAHELRAPLAPILTAVTVLQQIHASLEQRVWARTLIDRQVRYMSEIVDHMLSASLVSFGAVELKLEPISVKRLVDQAVEMSHSFILDGQHQFTCSIADDLWVAADWTQCPLLISNLLNNAAKYTPKGGKIDLAVQRTGERVEVRVRDSGVGIIAEEMDEIFEVFGQSKQPLDRAKGGMGLGLALSRRLAEWHGGSLRAESGGRDQGSDFILTLVAANAPICPSTPQLGGPLSPLDIVIVEDNIDTADALGLYYKLSGHSVRIAYRAQDALAMMIENQPDVVISDIGLPDTDGYELVKQLIGLNSMSRTAFVAVTGYASEMDRERAFRAGFDAHFTKPVDLKALDESLAALSQAKGRPSTG